One Aegilops tauschii subsp. strangulata cultivar AL8/78 chromosome 7, Aet v6.0, whole genome shotgun sequence genomic window carries:
- the LOC120969278 gene encoding protein FAR1-RELATED SEQUENCE 5-like codes for MMSFAISDTEGIKSLSSMDPINSVQMHMRHGGFSTPQKNTDVPLFASSFTPECDEHLKPKVGMTFEGLEAVEKFYNVYAHESGFGVRIGQQKKIDNKVVRTKRFMCNREGFKSKYNNETDDPLKKRRKQTNTRCGCDAHIFVRLCGDNTYKIDSWVEHHVHGLVSPNKRHLIRLNHTVSERAKNTLYTCHKASIGTSQAYRLLQVSVGGIPNVGCSKRDLQNYYQALRYKIRDADAQMFVAQLARKQEVNSAFFYDFDVNDEGKLLRVFWADATGRKNYSHFGDVISFDSTYTTNQYNMIFAPFTGVNHHLQSVFFCCRILIK; via the exons ATGATGTCATTTGCAATCAGCGACACGGAGGGCATCAAAAGTTTAAG CAGTATGGATCCAATCAATAGCGTTCAAATGCATATGAGACATGGAGGATTTAGTACACCCCAAAAGAACACTGACGTACCCCTCTTT GCTTCATCTTTTACACCTGAATGTGATGAGCACTTGAAGCCTAAAGTGGGTATGACATTTGAAGGACTCGAGGCAGTAGAGAAGTTCTACAACGTATATGCACATGAATCAGGTTTTGGTGTTCGAATCGGACAACAGAAAAAGATTGATAATAAGGTGGTCCGGACTAAGCGTTTCATGTGCAATAGGGAAGGATTCAAGTCAAAATATAATAACGAGACAGATGACCCCTTGAAGAAAAGGCGTAAGCAAACAAATACACGATGCGGTTGTGATGCCCATATCTTTGTTAGACTTTGTGGGGACAACACCTACAAGATAGACTCATGGGTTGAGCACCATGTTCATGGTCTTGTATCACCTAATAAGCGGCATTTGATCAGATTGAATCATACAGTTAGTGAGAGGGCAAAGAATACTTTATACACATGTCATAAGGCAAGCATTGGAACCTCTCAGGCATATAGGCTCCTGCAAGTTAGCGTGGGCGGAATTCCGAATGTTGGCTGCTCAAAGAGGGACTTGCAGAATTACTACCAAGCACTCAGGTATAAAATCAGAGATGCAGATGCTCAAATGTTTGTGGCCCAGTTAGCTAGAAAGCAGGAAGTGAATTCAGCATTTTTCTATGATTTTGACGTGAATGATGAGGGGAAGCTATTGCGTGTGTTCTGGGCGGATGCCACAGGCAGGAAGAACTATAGTCACTTTGGTGATGTCATATCCTTTGATTCTACATATACCACTAATCAGTACAACATGATATTTGCACCATTTACCGGGGTTAATCATCACTTACAAAGTGTATTTTTTTGCTGCCGCATTCTTATCAAATGA